The sequence ACCCGAGCTCCTGCTGCTCGATGAGCACCTTGCGGCGCTGGACCCCAGGACCCGGGCGCGGGTCCTCGACCTCACCCTCCAGATGCACGAACGACTGGGCTGCGCCTCGATAATGATCACCCACAGCATGCGCCACGCGATCGAAGTCGGCGACCGGCTGCTGGTGATGTCCCGCGGCCGGGTCATCTACGACGTCGCCGGGCCCGCGAAGACGGCGCTGACGCCGTCCGACCTGGTCGACATCGTGTCCGGGCTCGGGGACGCACCGTCGGACCGGCAGCTGCTCGCGGGGTGACCGGGCCGACCGACAGACATCGAGCCTTACCGAAGCGGCGGCCGGGACACAGGCCGTCCGCTCGGCGACGTCCTGATCGCCCGGCACGGCCGCCGATCAGACAGGAGTGGAGTGGAGTGACACGTGACAGCCACTGACGCCTCGACCCAGGCCGAGATCCCGCCGGCGCGGCCCACCCGGCCGCCGGACGGGACGGCCCCGACCGGGACCGACCCGAGCCCGTTCGTCTCCTTCACCTCGGCCGACCGGTTCGCCACGGTCGGGGAGATCTACGAGGAGGCCCGTCGCGCGCTGCCCCCGCAGGTGTGGGACTTCCTCGACGGTGGTTCGGGCGGCGAGCAGACGCTGCGGGCGAACCTGTCGTCCTTCGAGCGGTGGTCGGTGCTGCCACGGCTGATGACCGGGGCCGGCGAGCCGGACCTGGCCTGCGCCTTCCTCGGCATCGAGCTGTCGATGCCGGTGCTCACCAGCCCGTTCGGCGCCGACCGGCTGCTGCACCGGGACGGCCAGCTCGCCGTCGCCCGGGCGAACGCCAAGGCCGGCGTGGCCTCGATCGTGCCGGAGGCCGGGTCGTACTCCTGGGAGGAGGTGGCGACGGCGGCGCCGGGCGCCGCGCGGATGGCCCAGCTGCACCCGATGGGCAACCCGGCGAACTTCGCCGCGATGCTGCGCCGCGCCGCCGCCGCGGGTTTCAGCGCGCTCTGCCTGACCCTGGACTGCCCGACGGCCGGTTGGCGTGAGCGCAACATGCGCAACCGGTTCGACGTGGCCGTCGACGTGGTCAGCGGCAACTACCCGCACGCCGGGCCGGCCGACCTGGCCGACACCCTTGGCCAGCTGTTCGTCCGCAGGGAGCCGATCTGGACCTGGGACGAGCTCGCCGGGCGGATGGCGGACTCGCCGCTGCCCTGGATGGCCAAGGGCATCCTCACCGGTTCCGATGCCGAGGCGGCGGTGCTGGCCGGAGCCGCCGCGGTGCTGGTCAGCAACCACGGCGGGCGTCAGCTCGACACGGTGCCCGCGGCCCTCGACCAGCTGCCGGAGGTCGTCGCGGCGGTCGGCGGTCGGGTGCCCATCGCGCTGGACTCGGGGATCCGCCGAGGGAGCGACGTCGTCAAGGCACTGGCGCTCGGCGCCGACGTCGTCGTCATCGGCCGCGCCGCGGCGATGGCGCTCGCGGCCGGCGGCGAGGAAGGCGTCGGCCGCCTGCACGAACTGCTACGCGAGGAGATCTCGACGACCATCAAGCTTCTCGGAGCGAGCGGCGTCGACGAGCTGACCGACACGATGATCAGACCGTCGGCGGTGTCGCGATGGTGATCGGCGCGAGGACCGGATCCGTCGACCGGCCACGCGCGACCAGGACGACCGTGCCACTGCCGCCCGGGCTCGCCGGCCTGGCCCCGATCAGCGCCGCGGTGCGGGTCGGTGACCTGGTCGTGCTCTCGGGCTGCATCGCCCTGGACCCGGCGACCGGCCGGCCGCGCGGCAGCACGACGGTGAGCCAGGCGCGCGACATCTTCGGCCAGATCGCCGAGGTCCTGGGCCGGGCGGGCGGGCGCCTCGCCGACGTGGTGCGCTGCGTGTGCTACCTGACCGAGGCCGCCGCCGCGCCGGAGCTCGACGTCGCGTTCCGCGAGGCCTTCCCGGTCGACCCGCCGGCCCGTACGACCGTGGTCTGCGTGCTGTTGCGGCCCGGCCTGCTGGTGGAGATCGAGGCGACGGCCGTGCTCGGCTGAGCGCAGGAGGCCGACGGAGCGAAGCAGCGGCACTGAGCGCCTGGGCGGCCGGGTAGCCGAGTGCTACTCGGCCGCCCCGGCGGGCCGGCCGAGGGCGCGCAGCACGCTGCCGGTCAGTTCGGCCGCGATGCGCGCGGACGGCCAGCCCAGGCTGTCGTGCAGATCGACGACCACCCGCTCGTCGAACACGGTGACCCAGAGGAGCACCCCGTATTCGGCGGGCCGGGGTGGAATGAAACCGGCCTCGGTCAGCGCGGTCAGCAGCGGCGCGAGCGCCCCGAACAGCCGGCCGATCACCGGGTCGTCCGCGCGCAGCCGCTGCAGGAAACCGCGGGAGGACCGTACGTGCACGACTGCCGGCCCCCAGCTCACGGCCTCCCGGACCCACAGCTCGCACACGGCGACGAAACGGCGCAGCACATCCGGCGCGGCAGGCACCGCCTCCATGTGGCTGACCAGGGTCTCCACGAGCTGCGTGTAATAGGCGTCAAGGGCCGCGTCCACGTCCGGGAAATGTCGATAGGCAGTGGCGGTCGACACACCGGCCTCGGCCGCGAGATCCACGAGGCTGAACCGCCCGCCCTGTTTCGCGAGCAATCGCTCGGCCGCATCCAGAAGATCCCGCCGGCTCGCCAGGTAATCCCGCCTGATCCGGCGGCTGCCCGGTTCCTGGCCGCGGATCGAACCACCCGCCGTAGGCGTGTGAACCACCCTTTCCATCGCCTAGTCCCGCCGAAACGAGGGAGAAATATGCACCAAGTGTAACATGCCGATATAGAACGTTAACATTCCTTCGCTTGACACTCGGCGACCGACGTCCGCATCATAAATGAAAAGACATTCTCAGTTCGTTGGTCCGATTCTCGTTCGGTCAACGCCGAACCGCGGCACGCAATAGGCGCCTGCGGTAAACGCTCCCTGGTCGTGCTCATATTCGCGACGGCCCACCGCTGGTAATCCCCATTCCCCCACCGGCTCCCAGCGAAGGAATTGCTATGTGCGCCTCCCTTTCGCCACAGCCCGCTCCCTCGGCGGCCCCCACCGCGCCGCCGCCCGCGATCATCGGCCCGGTGGCCGACCTCTTCTCCTCCTACGTGGCCGCCAGCGCGATCTCAGCCGCCGTCGAGCTCGGCCTGTTCGACACGCTCGCCGATGGCGGCACCTGTCGGGCAGACGACCTGCGCCATGGCGGCGAGCCGGTGTCGCCCTGGGTCGCGCGAGCCCTGTTCAACGCGCTGGCCTGGGCCGGGATCGTCGAGCTGCACACCTCGGACCCAGCCCTGCTGGTCCGGCCCGGTCCGCGCTTCGCCGACGCGTACGAGCTGCGCGGCTACTTCTACTGGCTGGTGCGCGGCAACGGCGAGGTGTTCACCTACGCGGCCGACCTGGCGCCCGACCGGGACGAGGTCACCTATCACCGCGACATGCGCGCGGTGGCCCTCAGCTCCCGGCTCATGGGCAACGGCGAGGTCGAGCCTCTGTTCGACCGCGTCCTGGCCGGCCTCGAGTTCAGCCGGGTCGCCGACCTGGGCTGCGGCTCGGGTGGGCGCCTGGTCAGGATCATGAAGCGGAATCCCGGGGTGACCGGGGTGGGCATCGACCTCGCCCCGGCCTCGGTCGAACTGGCCGGGCAGGTCATCGCGGCCGAGGGCCTGGCCGACCGGCTCAGCGTGCGCCAGGGCGACGTCCACCGGCTCACCCCCGCCGACGACCTGTCCGACGTCGACGTCGTCACCTGCGTGTTCATGGGCCACGACTTCTGGCCGCGCGAGTCGTGCGTGCGGGTGCTGACCAACCTGCGGATCGCCTTCCCGAACCTCCGGACGATGCTGCTCTGCGATGTCGTCCGGTCCGAGGACACACCCGGGCCGGACACGCCCATCTTCCGGCTCGGCTTCGAGGCCGCCCACGCGCTCATGCACACCTACCTGCCGACCGAGGCCGAGTGGGGCGAGGCGTTCGCCGAGGCCGGCTGGACGCCGCGCGCGGCCCACCACACCACCAGCCCGCCCGGCGGCGTCCTGTTCGAGCTGGTCCCGGTCGCGCCGGCACGCGCCGCCTCCGTGGACGTCGCGCGGGCAGCCACCGAGACCGTGTCGGCCGCGCGGTGACCACCATCAGCCGGCCGGCCAGGACGGTCCCGGACGCGGACGCCCTCGCCGAACTGGCCGCCGGGCTCGCGGGCGTGGTGTCGACCCGGCCGGCCGACCTCGACACCCACGGCCGCGACGAGAACCACCTGGACAGCATCCCGCCCCGAGCGGTGGTGTTCGCCGAGACCCGTGACGACGTCGTCACCACGATGCGATGGTCCGCCCGCCACGGCGTGGCGCTCATCCCGTTCGGTACCGGCACCAGCGCCGAAGGCCATGTGGTGCCACTCGGCGGCGAGGTGAGCCTGGACGTCTCCCGGATGAACCGGCTCGTCGCGCTGTGCCCGGAGGACTTCCGCGCGGTCGTGCAGCCGGGCCTGACCAGGAACGGGCTCAACACCCGGGCGAGGGAGTTCGGGTTGACGTTTCCCGTCGACCCGGGCGCGGACGCGAGCCTCGGCGGGATGGCGGCGACCAACGCCAGCGGCACGACCACGATCCGTTACGGCGGCATGCGGGCCAACACCCTGGCCCTGGAGGTCGTGCTGGCCAGCGGTGACGTGCTGCGGCTGGGCCGGCCAGTCCGCAAGTCGAGCAGCGGCTACGACCTGCGCGACCTGTTCATCGGCTCGGCGGGCACCTTGGGCGTCATCACCGAGCTCACCGTCGCGCTGCACCCCGTACCCGAGGAGATCGCGGTGCTGCGGGCGTTCTTCCCCGACGTCGCCGCCGCGGTCGCCGGCGCCTTCGCGGCGGTCGGGACGGGGCTGCCCATCGCCCGCCTCGAGCTGCTCGACGAGATCACCGCCGGCCTGCTGGCCCAGGACGTGCCCGGCCTGGTCCCGGACGCCCCAGCCCTGTTCGTCGAGCTGCACAGCTCCACCGCGGCCGGCCTGGCCACCGAGCTGGACATCGCCCGCCGAGCCCTGCTCGAGGCCGGCGCGAGCACGGTAGGCACGGCGACCGCGCAGGCGGAGCGGGAGGCCATCTGGGAAGCACGCCACCGCTTGTTCTGGTCGATCCGCCGGGCCTTCCCCGGCCGGCGATACCTGATCACTGACACGGCTGTGCCGCTGTCGGCGATCGTCGAGCACGCGCAGGTGATCAGCGAGCTGCGCGCCGATCTCGGGCTGGACGTGGTCACCACCGGCCACGTCGGTGACGGCAACATCCACACCGTCGTCGCGGTCGCCGAGGGCCAGGACGCCCCGGCCGCGCTGTTCTCGGACGAGTTGGTCCGCCACGCGCTGCGCGTCGGCGGCACCTGCACCGGCGAGCACGGCATCGGCGTGAGCAAGCGCCAGTACCTGGCCGCCGAGCACGGCGACGCGGCCCTGTGGATGGCCCGCATCAAGGGCCTGTTCGACCCGG is a genomic window of Pseudofrankia inefficax containing:
- a CDS encoding alpha-hydroxy acid oxidase translates to MTATDASTQAEIPPARPTRPPDGTAPTGTDPSPFVSFTSADRFATVGEIYEEARRALPPQVWDFLDGGSGGEQTLRANLSSFERWSVLPRLMTGAGEPDLACAFLGIELSMPVLTSPFGADRLLHRDGQLAVARANAKAGVASIVPEAGSYSWEEVATAAPGAARMAQLHPMGNPANFAAMLRRAAAAGFSALCLTLDCPTAGWRERNMRNRFDVAVDVVSGNYPHAGPADLADTLGQLFVRREPIWTWDELAGRMADSPLPWMAKGILTGSDAEAAVLAGAAAVLVSNHGGRQLDTVPAALDQLPEVVAAVGGRVPIALDSGIRRGSDVVKALALGADVVVIGRAAAMALAAGGEEGVGRLHELLREEISTTIKLLGASGVDELTDTMIRPSAVSRW
- a CDS encoding RidA family protein; the protein is MVIGARTGSVDRPRATRTTVPLPPGLAGLAPISAAVRVGDLVVLSGCIALDPATGRPRGSTTVSQARDIFGQIAEVLGRAGGRLADVVRCVCYLTEAAAAPELDVAFREAFPVDPPARTTVVCVLLRPGLLVEIEATAVLG
- a CDS encoding SAM-dependent methyltransferase → MCASLSPQPAPSAAPTAPPPAIIGPVADLFSSYVAASAISAAVELGLFDTLADGGTCRADDLRHGGEPVSPWVARALFNALAWAGIVELHTSDPALLVRPGPRFADAYELRGYFYWLVRGNGEVFTYAADLAPDRDEVTYHRDMRAVALSSRLMGNGEVEPLFDRVLAGLEFSRVADLGCGSGGRLVRIMKRNPGVTGVGIDLAPASVELAGQVIAAEGLADRLSVRQGDVHRLTPADDLSDVDVVTCVFMGHDFWPRESCVRVLTNLRIAFPNLRTMLLCDVVRSEDTPGPDTPIFRLGFEAAHALMHTYLPTEAEWGEAFAEAGWTPRAAHHTTSPPGGVLFELVPVAPARAASVDVARAATETVSAAR
- a CDS encoding FAD-binding oxidoreductase, with the translated sequence MTTISRPARTVPDADALAELAAGLAGVVSTRPADLDTHGRDENHLDSIPPRAVVFAETRDDVVTTMRWSARHGVALIPFGTGTSAEGHVVPLGGEVSLDVSRMNRLVALCPEDFRAVVQPGLTRNGLNTRAREFGLTFPVDPGADASLGGMAATNASGTTTIRYGGMRANTLALEVVLASGDVLRLGRPVRKSSSGYDLRDLFIGSAGTLGVITELTVALHPVPEEIAVLRAFFPDVAAAVAGAFAAVGTGLPIARLELLDEITAGLLAQDVPGLVPDAPALFVELHSSTAAGLATELDIARRALLEAGASTVGTATAQAEREAIWEARHRLFWSIRRAFPGRRYLITDTAVPLSAIVEHAQVISELRADLGLDVVTTGHVGDGNIHTVVAVAEGQDAPAALFSDELVRHALRVGGTCTGEHGIGVSKRQYLAAEHGDAALWMARIKGLFDPANVLNPGKVVGPDLLSDALTAR